The following coding sequences are from one Hippopotamus amphibius kiboko isolate mHipAmp2 chromosome 9, mHipAmp2.hap2, whole genome shotgun sequence window:
- the LOC130860887 gene encoding vacuolar protein sorting-associated protein 29-like produces the protein MKIISYLVLVLGDLHIPHRCNSLPAKFKKPLVPGKIQHILCTGNLCTKESYDYLKTLAGDVHIVRGDFDENRNYPELKVVTVGQFKIVLINGHQGIPWGDRASLALLQRQFDVDILISGHTHKFEAFVHENKFYINPRSATGAYNALETNLIPSFVLMAIQASTVVIYVYQLIGDDVKVERIEYKKF, from the exons ATGAAGATaatctcctat TTGGTGTTGGTATTAGGAGACCTGCACATCCCACACCGGTGCAACAGTTTGCCAGCTAAATTCAAAAAACCGCTGGTGCCAGGAAAGATTCAGCACATTCTCTGCACTGGAAATCTTTGCACCAAAGAGAGTTATGACTATCTCAAGACTCTGGCTGGTGATGTTCATATTGTGAGAGGAGACTTCGATGAGAATCGGAATTATCCAGAACTGAAAGTTGTGACTGTTGGGCagttcaaaattgttttgatcaATGGACATCAAGGTATTCCATGGGGAGATAGGGCCAGCTTAGCCCTGTTACAGAGACAGTTTGATGTGGACATCCTTATTTCAGGACACACACATAAATTTGAAGCATTTGtgcatgaaaataaattctacattaaTCCACGTTCTGCCACTGGAGCATATAATGCCTTGGAAACAAACCTCATTCCTTCATTTGTGTTGATGGCTATCCAGGCTTCTACAGTTGTCATTTATGTGTATCAGCTAATTGGAGATGATGTGAAAGTAGAACGAATTGAATACAAAAAATTTTGA